A portion of the Plodia interpunctella isolate USDA-ARS_2022_Savannah chromosome 4, ilPloInte3.2, whole genome shotgun sequence genome contains these proteins:
- the mRpS6 gene encoding ferritin-2 heavy chain isoform X1 → MIKITSFSCSLNSCLVPYKFIKHVHARKKSNSSLHYKYTPEIEAAVNKQIQIEQQAAQDYLNIAVKFLHPGQLRPGAAGFFMRMYEEELRHMQQFILYQLRRGGTPLISCLKEPLDLPKISLLDAFNKAIEMEKSVTESLENLIILAEKAKDYQCVDFVTSKFLSEQMSSIDELAQHIASLSKLSDGEHGVYHYDLRLAKRYPYTYLAI, encoded by the exons atgataaaaattactagcttttcATGCTCTTTGAATAGTTGTCTAGTACCATATAAGTTCATTAAACATGTACATGCTAGAAAAAAGTCAAATTCTTCtttgcattataaatatactccGGAAATTGAAGCAgctgtaaataaacaaatacaaatagagCAACAAGCAGCGCAAGACTATTTGAACATTGCAGTCAAGTTTTTACATCCTGGTCAGTTACGTCCTGGGGCAGCAGGGTTTTTCATGAGAATGTATGAAGAAGAGCTGAGGCATATGCAACAATTCATTCTTTATCAGTTAAGAAGAGGAGGTACACCTCTTATAAGTTGTCTAAAAGAACCACTTGATCTACCTAAAATTTCTCTACTTGATGCTTTTAATAAAGCTATTGAAATGGAAAAAAGTGTAACTGAG TCACTGGAAAATCTTATTATACTTGCAGAAAAGGCTAAAGATTACCAATGTGTGGATTTTGTTACTTCCAAATTTCTATCAGAACAAATGAGTTCAATAGATGAATTAGCACAACACATTGCTAGTCTCAGTAAATTATCTGATGGTGAACATGGTGTGTATCACTATGATTTACGATTAGCTAAAAGATAtccttatacatatttagctatatag
- the mRpS6 gene encoding small ribosomal subunit protein bS6m isoform X2, translating to MPAYELALMVRAMPKPELKTTLTRISHAIFNRGGIIKNIENLGFRAMPYKTSAHGLVHREANYIVFKIDTATMTVADLKEEYSRDVDIIRQRVFRVQEDSDHSCTLEQEMLPPAYRKEVQKMIEIGKTQVNRFTHKFKYNSGLDYYPFQK from the coding sequence ATGCCGGCTTACGAATTGGCGTTAATGGTACGAGCAATGCCAAAACCAGAACTGAAAACGACTCTAACACGTATATCACATGCAATTTTTAATCGCGGTGGTATAATAAAGAACATTGAAAATTTAGGCTTCAGAGCAATGCCTTATAAAACGAGTGCCCATGGTTTAGTACATCGTGAAGccaattatatagtttttaaaattgatacagCAACTATGACTGTAGCTGACCTTAAAGAAGAATATAGCAGAGATGTCGATATAATTAGACAACGCGTATTTAGAGTTCAAGAAGATAGTGATCATTCGTGTACTTTAGAGCAGGAAATGCTGCCACCTGCTTATCGGAAAGAAGTGCAGAAGATGATTGAAATTGGAAAAACTCAAGTGAATCGCTTCAcccataaatttaaatataattcaggACTGGATTACTATCCTTTCCAAAAATAA